Proteins encoded together in one Maribacter dokdonensis DSW-8 window:
- a CDS encoding aspartate carbamoyltransferase catalytic subunit: protein MSELSVKHLLGIKYLKETDIQLIFETADHFKEVINRSIKKVPSLRDITIANIFFENSTRTKLSFELAEKRLSADVLNFSASQSSVKKGETLIDTVNNILSMKVDMVVMRHPNPGAGIFLSKHVNASIVNAGDGAHEHPTQALLDSYSIREKLGDVAGKNVVIVGDILHSRVALSNIFALKLQGANVKVCGPKTLLPKYIESLGVGVETNLRKALEWCDVANMLRIQNERLDISYFPTTREYTQQFGVNKKLLDSLDKEIVIMHPGPINRGVEITSDVADSKQSIILNQVENGVAIRMAVIYLLASKIK, encoded by the coding sequence ATGAGCGAACTGAGTGTTAAACACTTACTGGGAATTAAATACCTAAAGGAAACCGATATTCAGCTTATTTTTGAAACTGCCGATCATTTTAAAGAGGTAATCAACCGGTCTATTAAAAAAGTGCCTTCGCTTAGAGATATTACCATTGCCAATATATTTTTTGAGAACAGTACTAGGACTAAACTGTCTTTTGAATTGGCGGAAAAGCGTTTATCTGCAGATGTGCTTAATTTTTCCGCAAGTCAGTCTTCGGTTAAAAAGGGTGAAACCTTAATAGATACGGTAAATAACATTCTATCTATGAAAGTAGATATGGTGGTGATGAGGCATCCTAACCCTGGTGCGGGCATATTTTTATCCAAACACGTAAATGCATCAATCGTAAATGCTGGCGATGGTGCACACGAGCATCCAACACAGGCATTGTTGGATTCTTACTCCATACGTGAAAAATTAGGAGACGTTGCAGGTAAAAATGTAGTGATCGTTGGTGATATTCTTCATTCACGGGTAGCCCTTTCAAATATTTTTGCGTTAAAATTACAAGGAGCAAATGTTAAGGTGTGTGGTCCTAAAACATTGCTTCCTAAGTACATAGAATCTTTAGGGGTCGGTGTAGAAACCAATTTAAGAAAAGCGTTGGAGTGGTGCGATGTAGCTAACATGCTGCGCATACAAAACGAAAGATTGGATATAAGTTATTTCCCGACCACACGAGAGTATACCCAACAATTTGGGGTGAATAAAAAATTGCTTGATAGCTTGGATAAGGAAATTGTAATAATGCACCCAGGTCCAATAAACAGAGGTGTGGAAATCACAAGTGATGTGGCAGACTCCAAGCAATCTATAATATTAAATCAGGTAGAAAACGGAGTTGCCATTCGTATGGCGGTAATTTATTTATTGGCATCTAAAATAAAATAA
- a CDS encoding LytR/AlgR family response regulator transcription factor, protein MKCIIIDDEPLAIEILTGYCEKLDFIELVNSYTNPLDAITEIKEKKIDLIFCDIEMPQINGIDFMGTLDNRPLFIFTTAYSHYAVDGFELNAVDYLVKPIPYHRFIKSVSRVQDLISKKQKPIMEANVFSSTGDSTVEKKFIFVKAEYESIKIDLDQIEYVQGLKDYLKIHIANTNKTILTLMSFKEIMSKLPANQFLRVHKSYVVNVNYIKTVQRNRIVINDMRIPIGESHKEAFFSILGL, encoded by the coding sequence ATGAAATGTATAATTATAGATGATGAGCCTTTGGCGATTGAAATACTAACGGGCTATTGTGAAAAGCTAGACTTTATAGAGTTAGTGAACTCATATACCAATCCGCTCGATGCTATTACCGAAATCAAGGAAAAGAAAATAGATTTGATCTTTTGCGATATAGAAATGCCCCAAATAAACGGTATAGATTTTATGGGCACTTTAGATAACAGACCGTTGTTCATATTTACCACAGCTTATTCACATTATGCGGTAGATGGGTTTGAGTTGAATGCAGTAGATTATTTGGTGAAACCTATACCTTATCATCGTTTTATAAAATCAGTATCAAGAGTACAAGATTTAATTTCAAAAAAACAAAAGCCAATTATGGAAGCAAACGTTTTCTCATCTACCGGTGATAGTACAGTAGAAAAAAAGTTCATTTTTGTGAAGGCGGAATATGAAAGTATAAAAATAGATTTGGACCAAATTGAATATGTACAAGGTTTAAAAGATTATTTGAAAATTCATATTGCCAACACCAATAAAACCATTTTAACGTTAATGAGCTTTAAGGAGATTATGAGTAAGTTACCTGCAAATCAATTTCTTAGGGTGCATAAATCCTATGTGGTCAATGTAAATTACATTAAAACGGTACAGCGTAACAGAATAGTTATTAATGACATGCGCATACCTATTGGTGAAAGCCATAAAGAAGCCTTCTTTTCTATCTTGGGCTTATAG
- the pyrR gene encoding bifunctional pyr operon transcriptional regulator/uracil phosphoribosyltransferase PyrR: MSQKVLLSSKEIHIILHRLACQLLENHLNFENTVLIGIQPRGKFLAERLNKILKEEYKVKKIDLGFLDITFYRDDFRRGEKTLEATKTKIDFLVEDKNVVLIDDVLYTGRSINAALTALQSFGRPKDVELLCLIDRRFSRHLPIQPNYRGRQVDAINDEKVKVMWEENDGEDIIYLVNR; encoded by the coding sequence ATGAGTCAAAAAGTTTTACTCTCTTCCAAAGAAATACATATCATCCTGCACAGATTGGCTTGCCAATTGCTTGAAAACCATTTAAATTTTGAAAACACAGTTTTAATTGGAATTCAACCAAGGGGAAAATTTCTTGCTGAACGCTTGAATAAGATTTTAAAGGAGGAGTATAAAGTAAAGAAGATAGACTTGGGTTTTTTGGATATTACTTTTTATCGTGATGATTTTAGAAGAGGAGAAAAGACCCTAGAGGCCACAAAAACAAAGATAGATTTCTTGGTAGAGGACAAAAACGTTGTTTTAATTGATGATGTGCTGTACACTGGTAGAAGTATAAATGCGGCTTTAACTGCTTTGCAATCTTTTGGCAGGCCAAAAGATGTAGAGTTGTTATGTTTAATAGATCGCAGATTCAGCAGACATTTGCCTATACAACCCAATTATAGAGGTCGCCAGGTAGATGCCATAAATGATGAGAAGGTAAAGGTGATGTGGGAAGAAAATGACGGGGAAGATATAATATACTTAGTAAATAGATAA